A single region of the Streptomyces caelestis genome encodes:
- a CDS encoding acyl-CoA thioesterase, translating to MSEPFSVPVTVRGYETDVQGHLNQSVYVNYAEHARWSLLQAAGISQAALIASGVGPVALETTIRYKRELLAGDEVEVTCAFAWGEGRTFRIEQTVRKTDGTVAAEITAVSGLLDLKARKLVADPQEHLRKLASDPGLFGL from the coding sequence ATGAGCGAGCCGTTTTCCGTCCCGGTGACCGTCCGCGGTTACGAGACCGACGTGCAGGGTCACCTGAACCAGAGCGTGTACGTGAACTACGCGGAACACGCCCGGTGGTCGTTACTGCAGGCCGCGGGCATCAGTCAGGCCGCCCTCATAGCCAGCGGCGTGGGCCCGGTCGCCCTGGAGACGACCATCCGCTACAAGCGGGAACTGCTCGCGGGCGACGAGGTCGAGGTGACCTGCGCGTTCGCCTGGGGCGAGGGCAGGACCTTCCGCATCGAGCAGACGGTCCGCAAGACCGACGGCACGGTGGCGGCCGAGATCACGGCGGTCAGCGGCCTGCTGGACCTGAAGGCCCGCAAGCTGGTCGCGGACCCCCAGGAGCACTTGAGGAAGCTGGCGTCGGACCCGGGCCTGTTCGGACTCTAG